A genomic region of Paroedura picta isolate Pp20150507F chromosome 4, Ppicta_v3.0, whole genome shotgun sequence contains the following coding sequences:
- the RBBP8NL gene encoding RBBP8 N-terminal-like protein: MATENFAEFLNKLKEMHEKEVQGLQAKLNELTNEKCRDTQRIDELFAKNHQLREQQKVLKDNVKVLENRLRAGLCDRCQVTQELAKKKQHEFGKAHFQSLQHIFILTNELNNMREENKRLKEELKRFCSMEGRPKPPRVLSRDGSSTPESPLPLLSPRNRKSSPEKATSHELEDPHNEPLSYPLGEDQSPRQRSSPGIRVSPNTMFQGEYVSEMISQKIANQLHGTIALLSPSSRSSSQERDGAGNASPPPASKTPPFPQPARSPNFEVHSRANKADAREIASSYETLKLAARKEQLSLLNQHFALRHLGLRKSSGSRDSAFSHHLFMAREAGGKTRPRDEWEDQASILDLPGTVVYMKDHPLESRLPFLKHQEKLQYLLAEQQELKARMELSLTSSQDRSPSPSLTADKECKKETLFLEDPADGAREKWIPTNGEDLELTEKAETTREYLPEAPLDLSDYGRGRENLKKAKWQQPPMKREAESPSRELWESPALQKTRSSSQPQVARFLQESKESEKLSIKAQEDIAASLISMVPELPISKMASGDTAADLDPKTSFGEEKQETDEPDDADSESMKAESDELDTSDSEATGTGDEESFQGPSMKEKYCHAQENNQALPKKRKREQDSWHKACKKAARGRRNSNISQATDNAQEAMPESKTLNPTSSQNDAVRET; the protein is encoded by the exons ATGGCGACTGAAAATTTCGCAGAATTCTTGAACAAACTCAAGGAGATGCACGAGAAAGAGGTCCAAG GCCTGCAAGCAAAACTGAACGAGCTGACCAATGAGAAATGCCG AGACACCCAAAGAATTGATGAGCTCTTTGCCAAAAACCACCAACTACGAGAGCAGCAGAAAGTCCTGAAAGATAATGTGAAGGTGTTGGAAAACAG GTTACGAGCTGGTCTCTGTGACAGATGCCAAGTGACTCAGGAGCTTGCGAAGAAGAAGCAGCATGAATTTGGAAAGGCCCATTTCCAGAGCCTCCAACACATTTTCATCCTCA CGAATGAACTGAATAATATGAGAGAGGAGAACAAGAGACTGAAGGAAGAACTGAAGAGGTTCTGCAGCATGGA GGGCAGGCCCAAGCCCCCGAGGGTGTTATCCAGAGATGGGAGCTCCACCCCAGAATCACCTTTGCCCTTGCTGTCCCCAAGGAACCGAAAATCCAGCCCTGAGAAAGCTACGAGTCACGAACTAGAAGATCCACATAATGAACCGCTCAGCTATCCACTgggagaag ATCAATCACCGAGACAGAGAAGCTCTCCCGGTATCCGGGTGTCTCCAAACACCATGTTCCAGGGAGAATATGTTTCAGAGATG ATTTCTCAAAAGATAGCAAACCAGCTGCATGGGACGATCGCCTTATTAAGTCCCAGCTCGAGGTCCAGCTCCCAGGAAAGAGACGGTGCAGGAAACGCAAGCCCGCCGCCTGCAAGCAAAACTCCACCCTTCCCTCAGCCTGCGCGAAGTCCCAACTTTGAAGT TCATTCGAGAGCCAACAAAGCCGACGCCCGTGAAATCGCGTCCTCCTACGAAACTCTGAAGCTGGCGGCCAGGAAGGAGCAGCTCTCCCTCCTCAACCAACACTTTGCGCTCCGCCATCTTGGTCTTCGGAAAAGCTCCGGAAGCCGGGACAGCGCTTTCTCTCACCACTTGTTCATGGCCAGGGAAGCAGGAGGCAAAACACGGCCACGAGACGAGTGGGAAGACCAGGCCTCCATCTTGGATCTGCCAGGCACTGTGGTGTACATGAAGGACCACCCTCTGGAGAGCAGACTCCCGTTCCTTAAACACCAAGAGAAGCTGCAGTATCTCCTGGCGGAACAACAAGAACTGAAGGCCAGAATGGAGCTCAGCCTCACTTCTTCCCAAGACAGATCTCCCTCTCCATCACTGACAGCGGACAAGGAATGCAAAAAGGAAACGCTGTTTTTGGAGGATCCTGCTGATGGGGCCAGAGAGAAATGGATCCCGACCAATGGGGAAGACCTGGAGCTAACGGAAAAGGCTGAGACTACGAGGGAGTATCTCCCTGAAGCACCCCTGGACCTATCAGATTAcggaagaggaagggagaaccTGAAGAAGGCTAAATGGCAACAGCCCCCCATGAaacgtgaggctgagagtcccaGTCGAGAGCTGTGGGAAAGCCCTGCTCTCCAGAAGACTCGCTCCTCTAGCCAGCCCCAAGTAGCTAGGTTTCTCCAGGAGAGCAAAGAGTCCGAGAAGCTCAGTATCAAAGCCCAAGAGGATATAGCAGCATCTTTG ATCTCTATGGTTCCAGAACTTCCCATTTCTAAGATGGCTTCCGGTGATACGGCTGCTGATCTAGACCCCAAAACGTCCTTTGGTGAAGAGAAGCAAGAAACAGATGAACCAG ATGATGCTGATTCAGAATCCATGAAGGCGGAATCTGATGAACTTGACACATCTGACAGTGAG GCAACCGGTACAGGGGATGAGGAAAGCTTCCAAGGTCCTTCCATGAAAGAAAAATATTGCCATGCCCAGGAGAACAACCAGGCGCTGCCAAAGAAGCGGAAACGGGAACAAGATTCATGGCACAAAG CCTGTAAGAAAGCCGCAAGAGGCAGAAGGAACAGCAACATTTCCCAGGCGACAGACAATGCTCAAGAAGCCATGCCCGAGAGCAAAACCCTGAACCCCACTTCCAGTCAGAATGATGCCGTTCGGGAGACATAG